The Ruania alba genome window below encodes:
- a CDS encoding M23 family metallopeptidase, with translation MTRREIRRRERAMLKGSSGAQTGAGAGGNVASVSEDSRARVIAALPLPAVERPVPVAASAGTAAESRAIRIRRTARVQEAAIRAKAARTARSNHRWLPRLAVLGALGALTTVVPLTGAAMPATSSDVATGHPVSASSAFEVLAAGGTPASTDASAALAADPLASLRSLASASRSDADRAPSACGTRPVDANGVLASEVETVAPEVVQPLAEGSYNFTSRYGPRVHPIFGTSSVHTGLDMSAAAGTPIHAVADGTVVHAGAGRDGRSSMLVIIEHEIDGEKYWTWYVHMYPNGVYVQEGQQVSAGEVIGAVGSYGNSTGPHLHLEVHVDEALTSVDPETWLAQRDAVPLTSETLQCTEGTQG, from the coding sequence TTGACTCGCCGCGAGATCCGGCGACGTGAGCGGGCGATGCTCAAGGGGTCCAGTGGTGCTCAGACCGGAGCGGGAGCGGGCGGGAACGTCGCGTCGGTCTCCGAGGACTCGCGCGCTCGGGTCATCGCCGCACTGCCCCTGCCTGCCGTCGAACGACCCGTGCCGGTGGCTGCGAGCGCCGGGACCGCGGCCGAGAGCCGAGCTATTCGGATTCGTCGCACCGCTCGTGTGCAGGAGGCCGCGATCCGCGCGAAGGCTGCGCGTACTGCGCGTTCGAACCACCGATGGCTGCCGCGACTGGCCGTGCTCGGCGCGCTCGGTGCGTTGACGACCGTGGTCCCACTGACCGGGGCGGCGATGCCAGCCACCTCCAGTGATGTCGCGACCGGCCACCCCGTGTCCGCGTCGAGCGCCTTCGAGGTCCTCGCCGCCGGCGGCACGCCAGCTTCCACGGATGCCTCGGCTGCACTGGCTGCGGACCCCCTCGCGTCCCTGCGCTCCCTCGCCTCGGCGAGCCGGAGCGACGCGGACCGCGCACCGAGTGCGTGCGGGACGCGCCCGGTGGACGCCAACGGTGTGCTGGCCTCCGAGGTGGAGACCGTGGCGCCGGAGGTCGTCCAGCCGTTGGCAGAGGGGTCCTACAATTTCACCTCGCGGTACGGGCCTCGGGTGCACCCCATCTTCGGCACTTCTAGCGTGCACACAGGGCTCGACATGTCCGCCGCTGCCGGGACCCCGATCCATGCCGTGGCCGACGGAACTGTGGTGCACGCGGGCGCTGGGCGGGACGGTCGCAGCAGCATGCTCGTGATCATCGAGCATGAGATTGACGGTGAGAAGTACTGGACCTGGTATGTGCACATGTACCCGAACGGGGTCTATGTCCAGGAGGGGCAGCAGGTATCCGCCGGCGAGGTCATCGGTGCGGTCGGTTCCTACGGCAACTCCACCGGGCCGCACCTGCACCTCGAGGTCCACGTCGACGAGGCGCTGACCTCGGTGGACCCGGAGACATGGCTCGCGCAGCGCGATGCCGTGCCGCTGACGTCCGAGACGCTCCAGTGCACCGAGGGCACCCAGGGCTGA